A genomic stretch from Argiope bruennichi chromosome 2, qqArgBrue1.1, whole genome shotgun sequence includes:
- the LOC129955213 gene encoding protein O-linked-mannose beta-1,2-N-acetylglucosaminyltransferase 1-like isoform X2 yields MPRGMDGWRTNPRVQPLVPKKQLFSPSMYLRQVPPRRLLSKLFQFLLLVVLMITVVINILFILDTSRKLQEEIPSLDDPDGLDGGEKRHNSFRLQESLPKTLTVEVLSSQSKVSVSVDGTTILEDAEDNKGRGIHVLVLNQATGSVMAQRMFDTYSPHEDEAMSLFLNMVSDGRILIFTIKDEGTFQMKQPARELLKRLGSKKAQVIGWRDMWAMATQKGGKLYGENYSKSPEFNSWGAPVLLRVEVPLVPVEESECDWADNEENNRRRGFCNHIEGYGSVCSCVDPAPLAFAPKEIENNRVRDVPVAIIASNRPHYLYRMLRSLLSAHGCNPEMITVFIDGYFEEPLEVTKLFGLRGIQHTPIGTKNARISQHYKASLTATFNLFSEAKYAIIIEEDLDVSPDFFSYFSQTLRLLEEDESIYCISAWNDQGYEHTSEDSGLLYRVETMPGLGWILKRSLYKEELEPRWPTPEKLWDWDMWMRLPDVRKGRECIVPDVSRTYHFGSSGLNMNSFFQDIYFKKHAFNTQPHVELKDLDSVKKDNYEEVIHDLLRKAVVLDHSKSPCEENFIPDTKGEVYVMFIKMNGPRDFTTWLQIAKCFKIWDLDARGYHKSMWRLFMKGNHLLVVGVPNSSYSSFKPARVTPIYLEDQKIDKDRLR; encoded by the exons ATGCCGCGCGGGATGGATGGCTGGAGAACCAACCCCCGAGTACAGCCACTTGTGCCCAAGAAGCAGCTCTTCTCGCCCTCCATGTATCTCAGACAAGTGCCTCCTCGAAGGTTGCTTTCCAAGTTATTCCAG TTCCTGCTCTTAGTCGTGTTGATGATCACGGTGGTCATCAACATTCTTTTCATTCTGGACACCAGTCGAAAACTCCAAGAAGAGATCCCTTCTCTAG ACGATCCCGATGGGCTCGACGGCGGCGAAAAGCGCCACAACAGCTTCCGCCTGCAGGAGAGTCTTCCCAAAACCTTGACTGTAGAAGTGCTTTCAAGTCAATCAAAAGTTTCCGTTTCAGTCGATGGCACTACT aTTTTGGAAGATGCAGAAGATAATAAAGGCAGAGGAATACACGTACTAGTCTTAAATCAAGCTACA ggtAGTGTGATGGCACAGCGTATGTTTGATACTTATTCACCACATGAAGATGAAGCTATGTCATTGTTCCTCAACATGGTCTCAGATGGAAGGATTCTCATTTTTaccattaaa gATGAAGGAACGTTCCAAATGAAACAACCTGCTAGGGAATTACTGAAACGACTAGGAAGCAAAAAAGCTCAAGTGATTGGATGGCGAGATATGTGGGCTATGGCTACTCAGAAAGGAG GTAAATTGTATGGTGAAAATTACAGCAAGAGCCCAGAATTCAACAGTTGGGGAGCTCCTGTTTTGTTGAGAGTGGAAGTACCACTTGTTCCTGTTGAAG agAGTGAATGCGATTGGGCAGACAATGAAGAAAACAATCGGCGCAGAGGTTTCTGCAACCATATAGAGGGATATGGGAGCGTCTGTAGTTGTGTGGATCCTGCCCCTTTGGCATTTGCTCCCAAGGAA ATTGAAAACAATCGAGTAAGAGATGTTCCAGTTGCCATTATTGCTAGTAATAGACCACATTATTTGTACAG AATGTTGCGATCACTACTATCTGCTCATGGTTGCAATCCAGAGATGATAACTGTATTTATAGACGGATATTTTGAG gaaCCATTGGAAGTGACCAAATTATTTGGATTAAGAGGAATACAG CATACTCCTATTGGTACTAAAAATGCCAGGATCTCCCAACATTACAAAGCTAGTCTAACAGCCACCTTCAATTTGTTTTCa GAAGCAAAATATGCTATTATCATTGAAGAAGATTTAGATGTGTCTCCTGATTTCTTtag ttattttagCCAAACTCTTCGCCTCCTAGAAGAAGATGAATCTATTTATTGCATATCGGCATGGAATGATCAA GGCTATGAACACACAAGTGAGGATTCTGGTCTTCTATATCGAGTAGAAACGATGCCAGGTCTTGGTTGGATCCTGAAGAGAAGTCTTTATAAAGAGGAACTAGAACCAAGATGGCCCACTCCTGAGAAA CTGTGGGATTGGGATATGTGGATGCGGTTACCAGATGTACGCAAGGGTCGTGAATGCATAGTGCCAGATGTCTCCAGGACTTACCACTTTGGTTCCTCTGGCTTAAACATGAATTCCTTCTTTCAAGATATTTACTTCAAGAAACATGCCTTTAATACACAACCACATGTAGAACTCAAGGATCTTGACAG tGTTAAAAAAGATAACTATGAAGAAGTTATCCATGATCTGTTAAG aaaagctGTTGTGCTAGATCATAGCAAATCACCTTGTGAAGAGAATTTCATTCCTGACACAAAA GGTGAAGTGTATGTGATGTTCATCAAGATGAATGGCCCTAGGGATTTCACTACATGGCTTCAGATTGCAAag tgtttCAAAATCTGGGATTTAGATGCCAGAGGTTATCACAAA AGTATGTGGAGGCTCTTCATGAAAGGAAACCACCTGTTAGTTGTTGGTGTGCCAAATTCTTCATATTC GTCTTTCAAACCAGCTCGTGTGACACCCATCTACTTAGAGGACCAA
- the LOC129955213 gene encoding protein O-linked-mannose beta-1,2-N-acetylglucosaminyltransferase 1-like isoform X1: MPRGMDGWRTNPRVQPLVPKKQLFSPSMYLRQVPPRRLLSKLFQFLLLVVLMITVVINILFILDTSRKLQEEIPSLDDPDGLDGGEKRHNSFRLQESLPKTLTVEVLSSQSKVSVSVDGTTILEDAEDNKGRGIHVLVLNQATGSVMAQRMFDTYSPHEDEAMSLFLNMVSDGRILIFTIKDEGTFQMKQPARELLKRLGSKKAQVIGWRDMWAMATQKGGKLYGENYSKSPEFNSWGAPVLLRVEVPLVPVEESECDWADNEENNRRRGFCNHIEGYGSVCSCVDPAPLAFAPKEIENNRVRDVPVAIIASNRPHYLYRMLRSLLSAHGCNPEMITVFIDGYFEEPLEVTKLFGLRGIQVIKTHTPIGTKNARISQHYKASLTATFNLFSEAKYAIIIEEDLDVSPDFFSYFSQTLRLLEEDESIYCISAWNDQGYEHTSEDSGLLYRVETMPGLGWILKRSLYKEELEPRWPTPEKLWDWDMWMRLPDVRKGRECIVPDVSRTYHFGSSGLNMNSFFQDIYFKKHAFNTQPHVELKDLDSVKKDNYEEVIHDLLRKAVVLDHSKSPCEENFIPDTKGEVYVMFIKMNGPRDFTTWLQIAKCFKIWDLDARGYHKSMWRLFMKGNHLLVVGVPNSSYSSFKPARVTPIYLEDQKIDKDRLR; the protein is encoded by the exons ATGCCGCGCGGGATGGATGGCTGGAGAACCAACCCCCGAGTACAGCCACTTGTGCCCAAGAAGCAGCTCTTCTCGCCCTCCATGTATCTCAGACAAGTGCCTCCTCGAAGGTTGCTTTCCAAGTTATTCCAG TTCCTGCTCTTAGTCGTGTTGATGATCACGGTGGTCATCAACATTCTTTTCATTCTGGACACCAGTCGAAAACTCCAAGAAGAGATCCCTTCTCTAG ACGATCCCGATGGGCTCGACGGCGGCGAAAAGCGCCACAACAGCTTCCGCCTGCAGGAGAGTCTTCCCAAAACCTTGACTGTAGAAGTGCTTTCAAGTCAATCAAAAGTTTCCGTTTCAGTCGATGGCACTACT aTTTTGGAAGATGCAGAAGATAATAAAGGCAGAGGAATACACGTACTAGTCTTAAATCAAGCTACA ggtAGTGTGATGGCACAGCGTATGTTTGATACTTATTCACCACATGAAGATGAAGCTATGTCATTGTTCCTCAACATGGTCTCAGATGGAAGGATTCTCATTTTTaccattaaa gATGAAGGAACGTTCCAAATGAAACAACCTGCTAGGGAATTACTGAAACGACTAGGAAGCAAAAAAGCTCAAGTGATTGGATGGCGAGATATGTGGGCTATGGCTACTCAGAAAGGAG GTAAATTGTATGGTGAAAATTACAGCAAGAGCCCAGAATTCAACAGTTGGGGAGCTCCTGTTTTGTTGAGAGTGGAAGTACCACTTGTTCCTGTTGAAG agAGTGAATGCGATTGGGCAGACAATGAAGAAAACAATCGGCGCAGAGGTTTCTGCAACCATATAGAGGGATATGGGAGCGTCTGTAGTTGTGTGGATCCTGCCCCTTTGGCATTTGCTCCCAAGGAA ATTGAAAACAATCGAGTAAGAGATGTTCCAGTTGCCATTATTGCTAGTAATAGACCACATTATTTGTACAG AATGTTGCGATCACTACTATCTGCTCATGGTTGCAATCCAGAGATGATAACTGTATTTATAGACGGATATTTTGAG gaaCCATTGGAAGTGACCAAATTATTTGGATTAAGAGGAATACAGGTAATAAAGACA CATACTCCTATTGGTACTAAAAATGCCAGGATCTCCCAACATTACAAAGCTAGTCTAACAGCCACCTTCAATTTGTTTTCa GAAGCAAAATATGCTATTATCATTGAAGAAGATTTAGATGTGTCTCCTGATTTCTTtag ttattttagCCAAACTCTTCGCCTCCTAGAAGAAGATGAATCTATTTATTGCATATCGGCATGGAATGATCAA GGCTATGAACACACAAGTGAGGATTCTGGTCTTCTATATCGAGTAGAAACGATGCCAGGTCTTGGTTGGATCCTGAAGAGAAGTCTTTATAAAGAGGAACTAGAACCAAGATGGCCCACTCCTGAGAAA CTGTGGGATTGGGATATGTGGATGCGGTTACCAGATGTACGCAAGGGTCGTGAATGCATAGTGCCAGATGTCTCCAGGACTTACCACTTTGGTTCCTCTGGCTTAAACATGAATTCCTTCTTTCAAGATATTTACTTCAAGAAACATGCCTTTAATACACAACCACATGTAGAACTCAAGGATCTTGACAG tGTTAAAAAAGATAACTATGAAGAAGTTATCCATGATCTGTTAAG aaaagctGTTGTGCTAGATCATAGCAAATCACCTTGTGAAGAGAATTTCATTCCTGACACAAAA GGTGAAGTGTATGTGATGTTCATCAAGATGAATGGCCCTAGGGATTTCACTACATGGCTTCAGATTGCAAag tgtttCAAAATCTGGGATTTAGATGCCAGAGGTTATCACAAA AGTATGTGGAGGCTCTTCATGAAAGGAAACCACCTGTTAGTTGTTGGTGTGCCAAATTCTTCATATTC GTCTTTCAAACCAGCTCGTGTGACACCCATCTACTTAGAGGACCAA